From a region of the Dermatophagoides farinae isolate YC_2012a chromosome 3, ASM2471394v1, whole genome shotgun sequence genome:
- the LOC124498219 gene encoding uncharacterized protein LOC124498219 produces MLHVQSSSSSSSFLFQKIKSHNHHLIRFFLSGFEYQKKKKQTNKMLFRNKISLAFLAIVALQMILIQDQMTAVSARKKWLQKLLFLTTLLNKKTKIIPLPLPLPIPIPLRIQKKDHVEVVEKSPTYVHQTYEDVYPEPYHGDYDGYGDSYAAASSNGDDAVSQVAPESSYDDNDESSIQSKNCL; encoded by the exons ATGTTGCACGTAcaaagttcatcatcatcatcatcatttttatttcagaaaatcaaatcacataatcatcatttaatcagATTTTTTCTCAGTGGTTTTGAAT atcaaaaaaaaaaaaaacaaacaaacaaaatgctTTTCCgtaataaaatttcattggcATTTTTGGCTATCGTTGCATtgcaaatgattttgattcaagaTCAAATGACCGCTGTTAGTGCACGTAAAAAATGGctacaaaaattattgtttctTACGACACTTTTGAATAAAA aaacaaaaatcatcccATTACCATTGCCGTTACCGATCCCAATTCCATTGAG AATCCAGAAAAAAGATCATGTAGAAGTTGTGGAAAAGAGTCCAACATATGTACATCAAACCTATGAAGATGTTTATCCTGAACCATATCatggtgattatgatggttATGGTGATTCATATGCAGCtgcatcatcaaatggtgatgatgctGTATCACAAGTGGCACCAGAATCATCatacgatgataatgatgaatcatcaatcCAGAGTAAAAACTGTttatag
- the LOC124498576 gene encoding putative nuclear transport factor 2 produces MALNPNYEQIGKTFVQQYYAIMDDNNQRLNVANFYSETNSLMTFEGSQLMGRAKILEKFQSLTFQKIQHLITVIDSQPTFDGGVLVTVLGQLKTDDDPPHTFNQTFVLKPMGDTFFVEHDIFRLALHA; encoded by the exons atggcGTTGAATCCAAATTATGAACAAATTGGTAAAACATTTGTTCAACAATATTATGCCATtatggatgataataatcaacgtTTAAATGTGGCCAATTTTTATtcg gaaacaaattcattaatgaCATTTGAAGGTAGTCAACTGATGGGTCGTGCAAAgatattggaaaaatttcaaagtcTCACATTTCAAAAGATACAACATTTAATAACCGTTATTGATTCACAGCCAACATTTGATGGTGGTGTTTTGGTCACCGTATTGGGACAGCTTAAAACTGACGATGATCCACCGCATACATTTAATCAGACTTTTGTATTGAAACCGATGGGTGATACATTTTTTGTCGAACATGATATATTTCGTTTAGCACTTCATGcttaa
- the LOC124498314 gene encoding uncharacterized protein LOC124498314: protein MQKEGGKKQLLIIDPKNEISFKGPYDRVVTEYFTLKNPTESIIAFKVKTTAPKKYCVRPNNGIITPNRAVQVSVMLQPGDLTQEKHKHKFMIQSVIVPNNNNNNVNQLQYNVDELFKASSPDEIMDSKFKCVFLDLTTPLTTTNPQMALQGGKNVAAQNFDHDHLSDGVGSIGDDLVNGGSSGINTMMMGQSEFSSSSLGSENIDNNNHNSNFDTNSSIGSSTNGHHFDDHISAIRNNNKKNETVTSSTTIGGSMGNKQHCNMNEYMTTSNLSPFDIQSIPSTTNSSQDVESKLKSAEEEIRLLKDKLQQVQQYASKFSSQSSSSTTTKNGDNSTSNKLSESLFDNNQLLIKISVIVVVVSFIVGTIFGKMF from the exons ATGCAGAAAGAAGGTGGTAAAAAACAATTACTAATCATCGATCCaaagaatgaaatttcattcaaaggACCATATGATCGTGTTGTAACCGAATattttacattgaaaaatccAACCGAATCTATTATTGCATTTAAAGTGAAAACAACGGCACCTAAAAAATATTGTGTACGACCAAATAATGGTATTATTACACCGAATAGAGCGGTACAGGTGTCCGTCATGTTACAACCAGGTGATTTAACACaagaaaaacataaacataaatTTATGATACAATCAGTGATCGTaccgaacaacaacaataataatgttaatcAATTACAatacaatgttgatgaattg TTCAAAGCATCATCACCTGATGAGATAAtggattcaaaatttaaatgtgtATTTTTGGATTTAACAACACCATTAACGACGACTAATCCACAAATGGCTTTACAAGGTGGTAAAAATGTTGCAGCACAAAATTTCgatcatgatcatctttCCGATGGTGTTGGCAGTATCGGTGATGATTTAGTTAATGGTGGTAGTTCCGGCATtaacacaatgatgatgggtcAAAgtgaattttcttcatcgTCATTGGGTTCggaaaatattgataataataatcacaataGTAATTTCGATACGAACAGTTCTATTGGATCATCTAcaaatggtcatcattttgatgatcatatatCAGCCATtcgcaataataataaaaaaaatgaaacagtAACATCATCTACAACTATCGGTGGTTCAATGGGCAACAAACAACATTGcaacatgaatgaatatatgacAACATCGAATTTATCACCATTCGATATTCAATCGATAccgtcaacaacaaatagtAGCCAG gatgttgaatcaaaattaaaatcagcCGAAGAAGAGATTCGTTTGTTAAAAGATAAATTACAACAAGTACAACAATATGCCAGTAAATTTTCcagccaatcatcatcatcaacaacaacaaagaatggCGATAATTCAACAAGCAACAAATTAAGTGAATCATTattcgataataatcaattgttgattaAAATATCGGTCATTGTTGTAGTCGTTTCGTTTATTGTTGGAACCATTTTTGgcaaaatgttttga
- the LOC124498312 gene encoding uncharacterized protein LOC124498312 produces the protein MEQHQQQNHWNSIEMIWFHRNFSKQTTYESFVMKYSQKFRLECTEITANLRDKRRLFLESLTNQSLDIDESMELLCGYVNLFYGFIWCLDESMEEIPYHSTSKLSTEFQFNWSDSIHIPNDDHQQHYRSEKDSMFELISIIYHYALNLLIQTTTMKQNNDNNNKQFMDQFDNLDQKRLRLASLLFRIIGDQFLSLSSPLTILTEHQTDLDSNILRTYQYQCIAEEREIELFKWIRSQINGPVWKWPKIVEISGEAETAFHTAYSYLRMEYRTTPELIPLWRCYLQAKRNLYRTIRLIHLDIINKNNLNNQHIHYWFDETKRLFESYNQLTSVTRGYQYRHLDRMEIFDWIEQILPVKQSNDSWHNNNNRNYDDDNEYEPIIIRLDVLQPKIKVDKIVAKLFRRDELWTRKVYDAFGTMDNENSGHNRRLNIIEQMLNWRKPNNSLRIRSQPLPLVISKNKFDNFIIKKSLKSKSAEESTKATNNKSKNNGQNSNECSSNFVINDRHDYSKPSQRFIRTYRPIISWPLENESYTASSNNSSGYESTSSNFDLSGRSSSSSSFYNDDNLRTLIDTRKQSLLLRKTRNSQLIDLSIVMNNNNNMNSNSNDFHRNNDCPLLTNRLFPISIDGENVVADDDELQKNYSINSSSTMIRMKPSIQPKPKQKSRII, from the coding sequence atggaacaacatcaacaacaaaatcattggaattcaatcgaaatgatttggtttcatcgaaatttttcaaaacaaacaacatatGAATCATTTGTAATGAAATATTCACAAAAATTTCGTCTTGAATGTACAGAAATAACGGCAAATTTACGTGATAAACGACGATTATTTTTGGAATCATTAACTAACCAATCGTTggatattgatgaatcaatggaATTATTATGTGGATATGTCAATCTTTTTTATGGATTTATATGGTGTTTAGATGAATCTATGGAAGAAATTCCATATCATTCTACATCGAAATTATCCacagaatttcaatttaattggtctgattcgattcatattccaaatgatgatcatcaacaacattatcgttcggaaaaagattcaatgtttgaattgatttccattatttatcattatgcattgaatttattgatacaaacaacaacgatgaaacaaaataatgataataataacaaacaatttatggatcaatttgataatttggaTCAAAAACGTTTACGTTTAGCATCATTACTATTTCGAATTATTGGCGatcaatttctttcattatcatcaccgtTGACTATTTTAACCGAACATCAGACCGATCTGGATTCGAATATATTACGTacatatcaatatcaatgcATAGCAGAAGAAcgtgaaattgaattattcaaatgGATTCGTTCACAAATTAATGGACCAGTATGgaaatggccaaaaattGTGGAAATATCCGGTGAAGCTGAAACGGCATTTCATACTGCTTATTCATATTTACGAATGGAATATCGGACAACACCAGAATTGATACCATTATGGCGTTGTTATCTTCAAGCAAAACGTAATCTTTATCGTACAATACGTCTAATACATTTAgatataatcaataaaaacaatttgaataatcaacatattcattattggtttgatgaaacgaaacgattatttgaatcatatAATCAATTGACATCCGTTACACGTGGTTATCAATATCGTCATTTAGATCGTATGGAAATATTTGATTGGATTGAACAAATATTACCGGTGAAACAGTCAAATGATTCAtggcataataataataaccgtaattatgatgatgataatgaatatgagccaataataatacgaTTGGATGTTTTACAACCAAAAATCAAAGTGGATAAAATCGTCGCCAAACTATTTCGACGTGATGAATTATGGACACGAAAAGTATATGATGCTTTTGGTACAATGGACAATGAAAATAGTGGCCATAATCGTCGtttgaatattattgaacaaatgtTAAATTGGCGAAAACCGAATAATTCATTACGGATACGATCACAACCATTACCATTGGTAAtttctaaaaataaatttgataatttcatcattaaaaaatcattgaaaagtAAATCGGCAGAAGAATCAACCAAAGCAACGAATAATAAATCTAAAAATAATGGACAGAATTCCAACGAATGTTCATCgaattttgtcatcaatgaTCGTCATGATTATTCGAAACCATCACAACGTTTCATTCGAACATATAGACCAATAATATCATGGccattggaaaatgaaagCTACACAGCATCAAGTAATAATAGTTCAGGTTatgaatcaacatcatcaaattttgatcTAAGTggtagatcatcatcatcatcatcattttataatgatgataatcttcGTACATTGATCGATACAagaaaacaatcattattattacgaaaaacaagaaacagTCAACTAATCGATCTATCGATAgtgatgaacaataataataatatgaattcaaattcgaatgatttcCATCGAAACAATGATTGTCCACTTTTAACGAATCGTTTAtttccaatttcaattgatggtgaaaatgttgttgctgatgatgatgaattacaaAAGAATTATAgtattaattcatcatcaacaatgatccGGATGAAACCATCGATACAACCAAAAcctaaacaaaaatcaagaataatCTAA